Proteins found in one Pseudochaenichthys georgianus chromosome 13, fPseGeo1.2, whole genome shotgun sequence genomic segment:
- the LOC117457071 gene encoding uncharacterized protein, with translation MFCAALELSAIAVLLVEDILKQQSLKKRKRRIRRNRTKWVKSWIPQREAHGAFPNLCRELDFNEVPDFRNFARLFPVQFHVLEELITPLIRRENANYRDCISVGTRLMVTLRFLATGESFRSLSYQFRVGVSTIRQLVPETCTAIYEVLKEKYLKCPDTVEEWQRVADGFQAQWDFPNCLGALDGKHINIRPPPGTGSTYFNYKHTFSMVLMALADSNYKFLNVDVGCNGRISDGGVFGGCSLQDALENRTSSIPAPAPPPASDQAVCYSIVADEAFPLKEYLMTPYPTQRLAVEQRIFNYRLSRARRVVENAFGILANRFRVFLTSINIQDTAKVEAIVLACCALHNFLLTENCSVYMAGVVDQEGPDHGTVPGSWRQDPELRQATLPHTTNATARAKQHRDELCQYFNGIGAVPFQWDKI, from the exons ATGTTTTGTGCGgcactggagctatcagccattgCAGTGTTACTTGTGGAAGACATTCTCAAGCAACAGTCTCTCAAGAAGCGGAAGCGAAGAATTAGGAGAAACCGCACTAAATGGGTGAAGTCATGGATACCgcagcgagaagctcatggggctttcccgaacctgtgtcgagagctggactTCAATGAAGTGCCAGATTTCAGAAATTTCGCTCGGCTTTTTCCTGTTCAGTTCCACGTGTTGGAGGAACTCATCACTCCACTCATCCGGAGGGAAAACGCCAACTACCGGGATTGCATCTCCGTGGGGACACGTCTGATGGTTACGCTGCGATTTTTGGCAACAG GGGAAAGCTTCAGGAGCCTTTCCTACCAGTTCCGAGTGGGAGTGTCAACGATACGGCAGTTAGTTCCTGAGACCTGTACAGCCATCTACGAGGTTTTAAAAGAGAAATACCTGAAG TGCCCAGACACAGTGGAAGAGTGGCAGCGAGTAGCTGATGGATTCCAGGCTCAGTGGGACTTCCCAAACTGCCTAGGTGCCCTGGATGGGAAACACATCAACATCCGCCCGCCTCCAGGAACCGGATCAACCTACTTCAACTACAAACATACATTTTCCATGGTGCTAATGGCACTGGCCGACAGCAACTACAAGTTCTTGAATGTAGATGTAGGTTGTAACGGGAGGATTTCTGATGGTGGTGTGTTTGGTGGATGCTCACTGCAGGATGCCCTGGAGAATAGGACATCCAGCATCCCTGCACCTGCACCCCCTCCTGCTTCTGACCAGGCGGTTTGCTACTCCATTGTGGCAGATGAAGCATTTCCCCTGAAGGAGTACCTCATGACGCCCTATCCGACCCAGAGGCTAGCTGTAGAGCAACGCATCTTTAATTACAGGCTGTCACGGGCTCGGAGGGTGGTAGAAAATGCCTTTGGCATCCTAGCCAACCGTTTTCGGGTCTTTCTAACTTCCATAAACATTCAAGACACTGCCAAAGTGGAGGCCATTGTTTTGGCTTGCTGTGCTCTGCACAACTTCCTGCTCACAGAGAACTGTAGCGTGTACATGGCGGGAGTTGTTGACCAGGAAGGACCCGATCATGGCACTGTCCCAGGAAGCTGGAGACAAGACCCTGAGCTACGGCAGGCCACCCTGCCACACACCACCAATGCTACAGCTCGAGCCAAGCAGCACAGGGATGAACTATGCCAATATTTTAACGGTATCGGTGCAGTGCCTTTTCAGTGGGATAAGATATAG